The Leptolyngbya sp. FACHB-261 DNA window GGCAATGTTGGTTGCAGCCGCCCAAGCTGAAATCAAATCTCTGTTGTTGCTAGGGTATCACGGCAAGCTGATTAAGTTAGCGGCCGGCATCTTCCATACGCACCACAGTCTGGCTGATGCCAGGGCAGAAATTTTGACTGCTTACTGTGCCCTAGCCGGGTTACCGCCCACAGTTGTAGAGCAAGTGTTCAGGAGTGAAACGACTGATGCTGCCCTACTCTATCTACTCGAAGCCGTAGGACCGGAGCCAGTGCAGCAGATTTACGCGGCGCTGGCTGAGCAGGTCGATCAGCGAGCCGAAGCCTACATTCGTAAGCAGTCTGGACGCGCTCTCACGGTTGGCTCTCTGTTGTTTGACCGTCGCCGTCAGATCATCGTGTGCAGCGGTGCTGGCCAACAATTGCTGACCAAGTTGTTACCAAAAACTTCTAAATTTAGCACTCTCTTCTAAGCACTAAAGCAGCGGAGTAATTTATTAGTGATTAGAGTATTAAAGTGTTTAGCTTAGCTTCAATTTGATGTAAGACCTTTAATATCTGATTGCTTAAGCAGAAGTCTATCAACATCTTTATCTTTGCTGCTGCTCGTGGTTACTCAGTCGCGTCTACTAGCCATTTGTCTAGGTCCGACTCTAGCAATTCAACCGATACCGTCAAAGCCTGAGTAGCGGCACGATTGAAGCAGCAAGGATGGAGATCCAGAATGACCCTATCGGCCTCTGAGGGAACTAGTCTTTTACAGACCCTTTCCAGTCACTTAGCTAATGCTGTTGAGCAAGCCGGTCGCAGCGTCTTGATTGTCAATGGCCGCCAACGCATGTCCTCAAGTGGCATTCACTGGCGTCCGGGTTTAGTCATTACTGCTGACCACACGCTCAAGCGTGACGACGAAATTACCGTTACGCTACCCGACCAGCGCACCGTGCCTGTCACTCTGGTGGGCCGCGATGCCTCAACCGACTTAGCCTTATTGAAGTTTGACTCGGCAGATTCGCCAACTGCTGAACTCGGCGATGCGGCTCAGCTGCAAGTGGGCCAAATGGTTCTGGCTCTGGGGCGATCCGCAGACAGTGGCCTGAGTGCCAGTTGGGGAGTCGTTAGTTCGCTCGGCGGTGCTTGGCGAACTTGGGGTGGTGGCCAAATCGATCAGTTCGTGCGTCCAGATTTGGCGTTCTATCCTGGTTTTTCTGGCGGCCCCCTGGTTAATGCCCAAGGCCAAGTCGTTGGGCTCAACACTTTGGGGCTGGCCCGTAGATTAGGTTTAACCATTCCCTTAGCCACGATTGAGCGAGTTGTTGACCAACTGCTCAAAACCGGACACATTGCTCGTGGCTATCTGGGGGTGGGTATGCAGCCTGTGCGCTTGCCCAATAGCTTACAAAGTGAGCTGAAGCTCTCGGGCAGTGGCGGCGTGATTGTGGTGTCAGTTGAAGCAGGCAGCCCGGCTGAGCAAGCTGGGCTATTACTAGGCGACATTCTGATCACGCTAGATGGCAGCCGACTCAGCGATACCGGCGAAGTCATCGCGCTCCTGGGCCCCGATCAAGTGGGCAAAACCGTTAGTGTGCGCCTCATTCGAGGCGGTGCACCCCTAGACCTGGTAATCACGATCGGTGAGCGACAACGGAAGTAACCATGACTCATACACAACTGGAACTTACAACCGTTCAGGCTCACCTAACCCAAGCATTGGGCCTAGCAGCTGAGCAATTGCGTCGAGTCACAGTACGAGTGGGGAACGAAGGCAGTGGTGGCTCTGGGATCATCTGGCGAAGCGATGGCTTAGTCATCACCAATGCCCATGTCATTCGGGGTGTTCAAACCACGGTTCAACTTTGGGATGGGCGAAGCTTTACCGCTAAAGTCACCGCCCAAGATTCTCACTTAGACCTTGCAGCCCTGCAAATCGCAGCGGCAGATTTACCAGTGGCAACAATTGGCCAGGTAGACGCACTCCGAGTCGGCGATTTGGTGCTGGCTGTGGGCAATCCCTTGGGTCTGAAGGGTGCCATCGCCTTAGGAGTGGTCCAAGCCAAACCTGACCTAAGCCGATCTGCCTGGGTTCAAGCAGATATCCGTCTGGCCCCTGGCAACTCTGGTGGCCCCTTGGCCAATGCCCAAGGGGCAGTCATCGGTGTAAACACAATGATTGCTGACGGCCTAGCTCTAGCTGTCCCTAGCACCGTAGTAGAGCAGTTCTTAAGTGAATTACGCAGTGGAAATCGGCTGACCTTGGGCATCCAGGCACTGCCTGTGCAGGTAAGTTCGGGCCGCAAAGCCAGTTGGGGATTGTTGATCTTAGCGATTAGTCCTGGTAGTGCTACCGCTGCCGCAGATCTGCTAATTGGGGATGTACTGCTCGGTGTGGAGGGGCGGCGCTTCAGCAGCCCTAACGATCTAGTCAAGATCTTGCGGTCAACGAGCTTAGATACATCTCTACGAGTTGAACTGGCTCGCGCTGGTCAAACCCGAACCCATACCATTCATCCAGCTCATTCGGTAAGTCATGTGGCCACGGAGGCAGCGGTGTGACCCGCGTTCTGGTTGCGGCTGATTCGGTGGTGGTGAGAGCAGGGTTGGCAGCTGTGCTGAGCATGAGTTCGACCTCTACACCAGTCACGGTTGTAGACAGTGCCACTGGTGCAACCACTCTGGCCCAAACCATTGCTAACCTTCAGCCTGATGTTGTGGTGTGGGAGCTAGAGGCTCCGGATGATCAAGCCTTGTCTGCTCTAAGCAACCTGGATCTATCTGCTAGCGGTGCTCTGGCCATCGTCATCCTGGTTGAAGACCCTTCCGGTGCTTGGACTGCCGAGGCTATCCGTTCAGGGGTCAGGGCCGTGTTAGCGCCTGAGACTACGGCTAATGAACTGGTGGCAGCGGTTGAAGCGGCAGCAGCAGGACTTGTAGTCCTGCAAGCGGACTTGGCTGAGCTGTGGCTCAACGACCTGCCGCCCAGCCCACGTCCTAACCCAGTTCTCCTGCAGGCCTTAACGCCTCGCGAGATCGAGGTGCTGCAAATGCTAGCCGAAGGTTTGGGCAACAAAACCATTGCACGGCGTATGAGCATCTCAGAACACACAGTCAAATTCCATGTCAGTTCCATCTTCAACAAGCTCAATGCCTCCAGTCGAACTGAGGCAGTTACCCTCGGCGCTCGCCAGGGCTTAATTCTGCTATGACTTCTGAGTTCCAGGCTTAAACATCAAAGGTTAAATACCAAAGTTAGTGCCATTGGGACTCAACGCTAGCCTCAGCTCAGCCATCGGTTTAGCAGATCTAACAGACGCTGTGGCAGCGTAGGAGCTTCGATTTTGCCTGTACACTGCCATTTCTCGACTAAGCGATGGCCCAAAGGAGTCAGACGAAAGGCATCGGTAATTCCTTGCCCGTCTACTTCCCGGCGCAATACCCCTACGCGAATCAACCAGCTCAAATCATCCTCAGCCGCTAGTTCTGCCAGTGGGGTTTTGGTGTAGCGCTTTCTCACTCCCTGTTCGCCAACCACAGCTTTTAGGGGAACGCCTTGCTGACGCATGGCTTCAAAGAGGTCCAACCGAAAAGGTAGACATCGGGCCGCTCGCTCGGCCCGCTCAATCGTTCGAAAAGTGTACTGCATAGGCTCTAAGGCCAAGAGTGTAACTTTTTGTTGCTAGTTCTAGCCTACTGCCTTCAGAGACAGTCTGCTCGGTTCACCGGTTCAATTTGGCCAGTTCAGCCCAGCTTAGGCCAGCCAACCTCAGGCCATCTAAGCCTCAATCCAGACAGAAATTGAGGATAGCTTGCAGGCGCATGTGTGCATACTGAGGCAGATTGGCCCGGACAATCAGTGACAATCAGTACCCAGCATCTGCTTCTTTGCGCAAAAAACCCGCTATGGCATCGCTCGCTCTGGATCCCAAGGCCCCTCAAGGCCAAAGCCGCTTGCAACAGATCCTGACTGCCAGTCTGATGAACTCTCTAGATCTGGTGCAGCCCCGCAGTCTAGTCGTGAAGCAGCGCCAAGAACAGTTGCAAATTAAACTGTCCCTCACTGACCCGTCCATACCGGAGAAACAAGCCCGGCTGCAAAGCTTAGCCCTCACGCTCGAACAACAGCTGCATCGACTAAATTTGCTGGGAGTGTCCCAGGTCTGCCTTCAGTTTCTGCGCAATGGCGAGCTTGCTTGGGAGCATTCCTTTGGCTACAAGCTGCAAAATACTGCCGCGCCTAACATCGCTACAACCAAGGCCGCCCCTGCGCAATCTTCCCGTCAACCAGCTAGCACCCCTTCTAAAGGCAAGTTTCGACTTTGGCTCGAAAAGCAAGGTCGTATTCAGAAGGCGCGTCATCTAGCCAATCCAGTTGCGGCGGGTTTGGAAGATGCCGCTGTGCTTCTAGGCTTAGTGCTAGCTGTGTTGCTACTTCAGCAGGCTGGCACTCTGCTGCGCGATCCGCTGAAGAATTATCGGATTCAAGGCAGTAGTGATTTTATTGAAGGCGTCCGGCCAGAATCTGCTGGTGTTTCTGTACGCAATTATTTGGCAATTCAACGAGGCATGCGTTACGGGCGGGTCAAGCAAATACTAGGGGGCGAGGGCCTAGTGGTCAGTACAGCTTCACCCAATGCTCAAGGTTTGCAGCAAATGACCCTACTATGGCAAACGCCTCAGTCCGCGTCAGCCACGAAGCAAGGAGTGTCTGTAAGCGTCACGTTCTTGGGCTCTGAGGTGATTGACAAGTCCATGCAGCAGTTCAACCCTTGAATTGAGACCAAGTGGGTAGACAGCAGTCAGGTCGGGAGCTGCTCCAGCTAAGCCCAACCTGAGCTTTGTCCAGATATTGCTCGGGAACTTCTTGCTCTTGGGAACGTCTACTGAATTCAGTACGAAATTTGGGCCAGGCTGAATCTTGCATCTCAAGGTAGAGCCTCCACCGCAAAGAGGATGCCGATCCCAAGGTTTGTGCCGTAGCCGGTCAGTAGCCCAAAATTGTATTATTAGTAACCAGAATGAAGTCTTTATTCCTTCTTTTCTGCTTAAGGCCCTAGTTTAGGGGCTGATGCTCGAAGACCTAAAATATCTAGCTTTCAGTGTTATCACTGAACTGCTTCGGACCTAGGCAAATTTCTAATACTTTTATAGCTTACTAGACTTATGGAATAGCTCTTATGAGTTACACCATAAGTCGTTTCAGGGACAGAAAGAACTGTTCCTTAAGATACTCCCCAGCTAGTCAAAGTTCGGGATTAAATGAGCCTGTTATCAAAACGCTTTTAATGGAGTGCTCAACGGACTTTGACTAATTGCAGAAGGCATGCTAGCCTTCAAACAATTGTTCGGTTTCCCTCGATTCACCAGTCAAACCCTGATTAGTTGGCTGGAACCACCATAGTGAAAACGAGTGAAGCGGAATTGAACCCTATTTTTGTGATCGCCTACTTGCTTTCAATAGGTTAGGTTTTCACGATTAGCTTGTGTTTCAGGTTGATGGTCTTTGTTGAGCTAGTCGCATGACTTAATCACATATTGAGGTGCATAGAAGAGATGAGTTCCATAATTCACTCAGGTCAGATTGCTGAGCAAGAAGTGTGTGCTCTGGTAGAGAGTGCAGTTACAGATGGTGCACAAATCTATCTATTCGCAGATTCTCACTGCCCCTTGTTAGGTGCGTCTTGTTTTAACTGGGAGGGCTTACCCACCGGGCCTGCAGCAGGTGGCCAGGTAACCGTCACCATAGACGTGATGGAATTGCTATCGCAGTACTCGTTAACGGGAGTGCTTTGCATTGGGGTGCAACGACAAGAGCAACCGATGGGAGCGCCAGTGGTTGCTGTTCGACATAAGTCTGACCCTAACTTGTTGCTGCTCCTAGTTGACGATGGTTTACCCAAGCAATATATCCCCCGTGATGAGCTGTTTGATGGCTTTGAACGGTTATGGGAAAATTTGCGCTCCTATCTAATTAAGGTGGGGCTGATCCGAGCCCAATTGGCATCGGAGCGGTTGGCTGGCGTGTTCACCCTAATTGGAAATTATGTCGGTGGCGCGTACATGGTCTACCGGGCTCATGCAGAGCAGCTGGTGCCAACTGTACAGATCACCCACTCTCTAGGCTATTTCAAGGGCAAAACAGGCAAGGAACTCTCATCAGAAACCTATCAGCGTCGGCTTTCAATTGAGAAAGCTGGTCTGAATGCTGCTGACGTAGTCATCTGCTTGAGCCCAATGGAGCGCGAAGTTGTCAAGCGAGTTTACGGGCGTTCGCAGCCTTCGGCTCACACTCGCTGCGTGATCTGGGGTGTGCATCCTCAAAGTTTCTGCCGTCGCGATCGCACTCGTTCCCGGCAGAAGTTAGTGCAAGCGTTTCCAAAGCTGGCTCCTGCTTTTGGGGCCGACTTGGAACACTATGTCGTCTTCAGCTGGGGCAGAATTAACGATCCCCGCAAAGGTCTGCGCCACCTGCCAGAAGCGTTAGCAGACCTGCCCGAAAACGCTCACCTTGTGGTTGGTGGGCTGTACACCGAGGAAGATGGCGTAACTCTACGTCCTCACATCGCCGAAGTTTGGGCTCGGATCGAAGAGTTAGGGCTACAGGATCGCGTTCATTTCCTGGGCTTCCTCAACCCGGTTGAGCTGATGTACTGCATCAACGCAGCCAACATTGTTGTGATTCCTAGTGACCGAGAGCCTCAAGGACTGGTGGTCAACGAAGCTCGCTCCTGTGGAGCGTTAGTCTTGCGGACCAAGGTTGAAGGTTTGCAATATCTCGGCACTGCGCCGTTCACTTGCCTGGAGTTCGAACCTGGCGATGTTGAGACCATGCGGGACAAAATCCTTTGGGCTATTGAGAACCCGGACTTGGCCGCAGAAGTCGCTGATGCCGGTCGTACGGAAGTCCGCAACCGCTTCCTGTGGCACAAAGTGATCGACGATCTGGAACTGTACTTCGCTGAAGCCCGTACGGTCTGGTCTCGCTCACGCTCGGCTCTGGTTTCAGAGCGGGAGCGTTATGCTACTGCCTCAGTCGAGAAAACTGACAGGGTAGACCTGGTAGAGAGAGTATCCGAAGTTAGCCTACAAGTGCGTTAACCTAGCCCTGGTTAAGCTTCTAGTTGAGCTCTAGTTAAGTCCTAGTTGAGTTTTATCTGAACTAGGACTTAACGATTTGGAGCGGAATGAGCAGTGGTTTAGTGAAGGGACCCGAACCCTCAGATGGGCCTTCTCTAACCGCCGCTTACCGGTGGAATTAATACCAGCTCGTCACCATCTTGGAGGACTGTTTCTGGCTCAACAAACTGAAGATTCACGCCAAAACGGGTTAACTGACGCCACTGGGCAAGCTCCGGATACTGGGCAATTAGCTGGTCGCAAACTGCCGCTACCGAGGTTCCTTCCTGCAATTCCAGCAGCTGCTCCGGTTTGCCCAGTGCTTCTTGATAGGCAGCAAACAGCTTCAAAGTAACTTTCACAGCTTTAGCTGACGCTCCATGCGCTTGAAATCTTGCTCGATCTCTCCCCAGAGCTTGCGATTGTGGGGATCTGTTCGGAGAGCTTTTTTGAGATAGGCACGAGCTTGCCCGTACTGCTTACGATCCAGCAGACTTCTCGCCCAACGGTGATAGGCCAGCGCTTGCCACTGGTAAATATCAGAATCGTTAGGAAAACGCTCCGCTAAGCCCTCTGCTAAGCCAATTGCCTGCAACCACTTGTTTTGCTTCATCAAGCTATAGAGCTGGTTGAGCATGCGTAGCTTAAGGCGGCTATCCTCAGGCGAAAGAGTGGCTGGAGGCGCTGAAGAGGGTTTGCTATCTTGAGGAGCCTGCTCCTGAAAGTGGACGTGACTAGTGGGTGGCGCAGTCGTGGAGGGAGTTGGAGGTTGCGGACTAGGATCTGGAGAACTAGAAGTTGGGGAATAAGAAGCTGACGTGACGACTGGAGGCAGAGGCTTGAGTACAGTCAGCAAGGTTCGGTAGGCTAGAGCCACCCGTTTGAAGTGGGCCTCAGCACCTGGGTCGCCCGGATTGACGTCAGGGTGATAGCGTCGCGCTAACTGCCGATAGGCTAGCTTGATCTCCTGCTCTGTAGCTGTCGGGGCCACTTCCAGAATCTGGTAGAACTCGCTGAGGTCAAAGGACGGGTCCATAGCTCAAGGTCACGCTCTCTAAACGCAGCAAAAAAGTAGGCAGTAATCCTGCGGATCACTGCCTACCACCGTAAACCCATTAGGGGCACTACTGGGGTCGCTCCTCAATGACCCGGTCTACCAGACCGTATTCCTTCGCTTCCTCGGCCGACATGAAGTAGTCGCGGTCCATGTCGCGCTCGATTTTCTCGAGGGGTTTATTGGTCTTGTCAGCGTAGATTTGGTTGAGCTGGTGACGAATGCGAATGATTTCCCGAGCCTCGATCTCAATATCAGTGGCCTGGCCACGAGTGCCACCGGAAGGCTGGTGAATCATGATGCGAGAGTGGGGCAGGGCTAGGCGTTTGCCCTTGGTCCCAGCAGCCAACAGGAATGAGCCCATCGAGGCAGCTAAGCCCACACAGATGGTGGTCACATCTGACTTAATCAGTTGCATGGTGTCATAAATTGCCATGCCTGCCGTGACAGAACCACCTGGGCTGTTGATGTAAAGCGAGATATCCTTGCCTGGATCTTCAGAATCCAGATAAAGCATCACCGCAACCACCTGATTAGCAATTTCATCGTCGATTTCCTGCCCTAAGAAGATGATGCGTTCCCGGTAGAGCCGGTTGTAAATGTCAATCCACTGCGTAAACTGGTCCCCTGGCATTTTGTACGGGACCTTCGGTACTCCAATCGGCATGGCTGCTCCTCAGGGGTGGCTCTTAAACTCAAATAGCAGTGGCAGGTAAAGCAACGGGCAGATCCTTGCGGCTCGATAGCACCCGATCCACCAATCCATATTCCTTGGCTTCTTCGGCGTTCATATAAAAGAGCCGGTCGATATCGCGAGTGATCTTGTCCGGCGACTGCCCCGTGGTGTTCGCCAGAATCTCAACCATGGCTATTTTGTTCTCCAGAACCTCTTTTGCTCGGATCTGGATATCCGTGGCTTGACCTTGGGCATAGCTGCGCGGTTGGTGCAGAACAATGCTGGCGTTGGGCAGGCTAGCGCGATGCCCCTTAGTACCGCAAGACAGCAACATTGCTGACATGCCCATCGCCGTACCTATACAGATGGTGTTGATCTGAGGCTTGATATAGCGCATGGTGTCCGCAATTGCGAACGCCTCTGTTTCAAAACCAACCAGGCGGCCATCGTAATACGACATGCCCGTGGAATTGATGTAGATGTTGATCGGGGCCTCAGGATCGTCGTATTGCAGATAAAGCAGTTGAGCGATGATTAGCCGAGTAACATCGGGGAACAGGGGCATCCCCAGGTAAACAATGCGCTCCTTCAGCAGGAGTGAGGGTAGGTCCGGTGGGGGACTCCGGTAACCGCCCTCGGAGTAGGCAGAGTAAGCTGATCGAATGCCGCTATGCGGTGAGTCCATAAGGGTTACCAGTGCCTGTGCGAGGCGTCTCCTCTTTCTGAGTCTAGCTCAAAGCTGATTTCTGGCCCGGTCAGGGGCACTGGCACGACGATTTCTTCGTTTCCTTAAAGGAAACTCGGTTTGCGTTAATATTAGTTAACACAGCTAAGATGGATCAAAAGCCTGATTCTCGAACGGAGGGTGGAACCCGGTGAACAAGCGGTGGAGAAATGCAGGGCTCTACGCGTTGCTAGCGATCGTCGTGGTCGCGCTGGCAACTGCGTTTTTTGATAGTCAGCCCCAGCAAGTCCCTCAGTGGCGCTATAGCAAATTGATTGAAGAAGTTCGGCGCAACAACGTAGAGCGGGTGCGCCTGAACCAGGACAAGAGTGTTGCCGAGGTGACCACCCAAGATGGCAGCAAAGTCCAAGTGTACCTGCCCAGCGACCCCAATCTGCTCAGCTTCCTAAATGAGCACAATGTCGACATTGCGGTTGCACCTCAGAACGACGAGGGCTTTACGGTCCTGCGAGCGCTGAGTGGGCTGCTAGTACCAGTACTGTTGCTGGTGGGCTTGTTCTTCTTGCTGCGGCGTGCCCAGGCAGGCCCAGGCAACCAGGCCATGAACTTTGGTAAGTCCAAAGCTCGCGTTCAGATGGAGCCGCAGACCCAAGTCACATTTGGTGACGTGGCAGGCATTGAGCAGGCCAAGCTGGAACTCAACGAAGTCGTTGACTTCCTCAAAAATGCTGACCGCTTTACAGCCGTTGGCGCCAAAATCCCTAAGGGTGTGCTGCTGGTGGGCCCTCCAGGTACTGGTAAGACCTTGCTGGCTCGTGCCGTTGCGGGTGAAGCGGGTGTCCCCTTCTTCAGCATCTCTGGCTCCGAGTTTGTAGAGATGTTTGTGGGCGTCGGTGCCTCCCGCGTTCGTGACTTGTTTGAGCAAGCCAAGTCCAACGCACCTTGCATTGTGTTCATCGATGAAATCGACGCAGTCGGCCGTCAACGCGGTGCTGGTCTCGGCGGTGGCAACGATGAACGGGAGCAGACCCTCAACCAACTCTTGACCGAGATGGATGGCTTTGAGGGCAACACGGGGATCATCATCATCGCTGCGACTAACCGTCCTGACGTGCTGGATGCAGCGCTGCTGCGCCCAGGCCGCTTTGACCGGCAAGTCGTTGTGGATCGCCCTGACTACGCAGGTCGTCTAGAGATCCTCAAGGTCCATGCCCGCGGTAAGACGCTGGCTGGCGACGTGGATCTCGAAAAGATCGCTCGTCGTACGCCTGGCTTCACTGGAGCTGACTTGTCTAACCTGCTCAATGAAGCGGCAATTCTAGCGGCCCGCCGCAACCTGACTGAGATCTCAATGGATGAGATCAACGACGCTGTCGATCGGGTCTTGGCTGGTCCTGAGAAGAAAGATCGGGTGATGAGCGAACGACGCAAGACGCTTGTGGCCTATCACGAAGCGGGTCATGCTCTCGTTGGTGCCTTGATGCCCGACTACGACCCAGTGCAGAAGATCAGCATCATTCCACGTGGCCGTGCTGGTGGTTTGACCTGGTTCACACCTTCTGAAGAGCGGATGGATTCCGGGCTTTACTCCCGCTCCTATTTGCAAAATCAGATGGCCGTTGCGCTAGGTGGTCGCATCGCGGAGGAAGTGATCTTCGGCGAACAAGAAGTCACGACAGGTGCTTCTAATGACCTGCAACAGGTGGCTCGTGTGGCCCGACAAATGGTGACACGCTTTGGCATGAGTGACCGCTTAGGCCCTGTAGCTCTGGGTCGTCAGAACGGCAACATGTTCCTGGGTCGCGACATCGCAGCCGAGCGTGACTTCTCTGAAGAGACTGCGGCTGCTGTTGATGATGAAGTACGCAACTTGGTTGATCAGGCTTATCGCCGCGCTAAGGACGTGCTTGTGCAGAACCGTCACATCCTCGACAAGCTGGCTGAGATGCTAGTGGAAAAGGAAACGGTGGATGCTGAAGAGCTGCAGGAAGTGTTGAACAACAACGATGTTCACATCGCAGCAATTGCCTAGTCTGATGGCCTAGACATCACCTAAACAGGGTTGGGGGCACTACTTTCCCCAATTCCCCTCCCCTAGCCCCCACCCTCAGTGGGGGCTATTTTTTTGTGATAAGTTCTCAGGAAGGACGGGCTCACAACGCCAAGGGGGCAATTGTGCTGGAAGATTTGGCAAAGCCCAACTGCCCAACTTGCAAGGGTTTAGGGCTTTATAAGGTTAGTGTTGAACTAAATACCTACGACCGCTGCGCCTGCGTTCTAGAAGCGTTGAAGAAGCGCCGCAGCGAGCGCATGCTGCAAGATGCGGGGATGAGTCAGGACCTGACGGCGATGACCTTTGAGAGCTTTCAGGTCGCCTGTACGGCCCAGCGCAATTTCCTATCGCGGACTCAAGCTTGGATCGAGCAGCCGCTTGGAACCCTGATTTTCTGTGGCAGCAACGGCTGTGGTAAGACTCATTTGGCTCGGGCTGCACTCAATACCTGGCTAGCTTCGGGGCGATCGGGTGGCTTGATCAATCTGCCCTATTTCTTCGGTCGCGTGCGAGCCAGCTACGCTCAGGAGGAAACACCTGATCTGATGGCCCTGACAGCAAATGCTGAACTGTTAGTCATTGATGAATTGGGTACGGAGTACCACGGGCGCACAGACTGGGCTAAAGCTGCCGTCTATGAGCTGATCAATTTTCGTTACTCTGCAGATTTGCCGACTATCATCACTACCAACTTGGGTAGCCGGAATGGTAAAGCTGACCGTGGCACCTTAGAAAAAGACCTCAACCGGCTCTATTCTCTGGAATATTCGAATGCGATCACCAGCCGTTTGCTCGATCGGGGTAAGACGGAAATTCTGTTCTTCAATAGCATTCCTGATTACCGATTGTTGGGCTTGACAGAAGCCAGTCCTTGATAGTCTGCCCTTGACAGGCCCTGTTAAGTTTTCCAGACAGTTCTTGTCTGTGCGCTAAGGCTTAGCATCACAACCAATCCACTTATCAACTTTGGGAGGTTTGTAGTTTTCTAGTTGGTTAAGCAAAATTTCAGGCTCAGTTGCCTGGAGTACCAGGGTGAGCAGAGCAGGTTTCAAAAATTGCTCGGTTGTTGCCTGGTCGAATAGTTGGAGCAGTGGATCGTAATAGCCCTCGACATTGAGTAATCCCTGGGGTTTTTGGTGCAACCCTAGCTGAGCCCAGG harbors:
- a CDS encoding ATP-binding protein, whose amino-acid sequence is MISSQEGRAHNAKGAIVLEDLAKPNCPTCKGLGLYKVSVELNTYDRCACVLEALKKRRSERMLQDAGMSQDLTAMTFESFQVACTAQRNFLSRTQAWIEQPLGTLIFCGSNGCGKTHLARAALNTWLASGRSGGLINLPYFFGRVRASYAQEETPDLMALTANAELLVIDELGTEYHGRTDWAKAAVYELINFRYSADLPTIITTNLGSRNGKADRGTLEKDLNRLYSLEYSNAITSRLLDRGKTEILFFNSIPDYRLLGLTEASP
- the ftsH3 gene encoding ATP-dependent zinc metalloprotease FtsH3 is translated as MNKRWRNAGLYALLAIVVVALATAFFDSQPQQVPQWRYSKLIEEVRRNNVERVRLNQDKSVAEVTTQDGSKVQVYLPSDPNLLSFLNEHNVDIAVAPQNDEGFTVLRALSGLLVPVLLLVGLFFLLRRAQAGPGNQAMNFGKSKARVQMEPQTQVTFGDVAGIEQAKLELNEVVDFLKNADRFTAVGAKIPKGVLLVGPPGTGKTLLARAVAGEAGVPFFSISGSEFVEMFVGVGASRVRDLFEQAKSNAPCIVFIDEIDAVGRQRGAGLGGGNDEREQTLNQLLTEMDGFEGNTGIIIIAATNRPDVLDAALLRPGRFDRQVVVDRPDYAGRLEILKVHARGKTLAGDVDLEKIARRTPGFTGADLSNLLNEAAILAARRNLTEISMDEINDAVDRVLAGPEKKDRVMSERRKTLVAYHEAGHALVGALMPDYDPVQKISIIPRGRAGGLTWFTPSEERMDSGLYSRSYLQNQMAVALGGRIAEEVIFGEQEVTTGASNDLQQVARVARQMVTRFGMSDRLGPVALGRQNGNMFLGRDIAAERDFSEETAAAVDDEVRNLVDQAYRRAKDVLVQNRHILDKLAEMLVEKETVDAEELQEVLNNNDVHIAAIA